TTTAAAGTCATAGTCTTCAATAATATTAATATTACGAAATATCGCATCATTATTTGCGACCCATTCTCCTAGTAGTACACTGGCTTTATATGTTGGAAAGTCTTTATAAAGTTCTTCTTGGGTCTTTATAAATTCCTTTGAAATTTCCTCATTATCATATGTCGTAAAATTATATGTAGAATATATTGTATTCTTATCAATATAATCTGTTTTAAAATAATGCTCTGGATGATCAGGATTAGTATCAAAAACAATAAACTCTGGTTTTATTCTTAGTCTCTTAAGCGCTTCTTTTAATGTCTCTTTATGCAGCGTTGTTGCTTCATTAACATAAATAACAGCAGAATTTGATCCTCTAAATCTTTCAAAATCTCTTATTTTATCTCCACCATATAAATTAACCCTTAAAGAATCGATTTCAAAATATGACGTATTTGAATATTTGGGAACAAAAGGTATTTTAAGCATATTAGCAAGCTTTTCAAACTATTCTATAACATTAATTTCTAATGATCTCTGTGAGTTGCCTAATATAAAATTATTGGTATCTTTCCTATAAAGATGCCTATTTTTAAGTAAAGTTTTTAAGAATAAATAACAAGCCAAAAATGTTTTACCACTTGAAATTCCACCCGATAAAATAACTTTGTTTTGATTATTCTTTTCAATATCACTTAACACTTTACGTTTGTTTTTTAGTTAAGAACTTATTTTCAAAGCTTTTAAAATCAACAAATACTGGTTTTGGTTTAATAAAAAACGCAATATCAACACCAAATTCACGCTTATATCCCCTTTGCATAGACTTAAAAATACTACTACTGTATATATCCATTTATTTATCCTCCAAACTTAAATCTACTCCCATCTAAATCTGCAATTTTGAGTTTCTTCATTGTTTCATAACATAACTTCATTGTTTTATCTTCTTTCTCACGTTTTAAATCTTTAAGCTTAATCTTCTTATCTTGAAGTTCTCTACTATTTCCTTTATTTTGAATCATTTTGATCTCTCTCTCCAATAGATCTATTTCTTCTATACAATCCTTAAGTTCTAATTCTAAATAATTATTAAATGCCTTCATAAACTTAAGTCCAAGTTAACTTTTCGTTATACTAAATTGACTCTTAAGCTCATGTGTTTTGGCATTGGTTTCAAGTACTTGATCTAAGATACTATTAAGAGTAGTGTTACAAATGGTTACTTTATTATCACTATAAAACTCTATTGGATTATCTTTAATATTTTTCCATTTTACATACATTAGCTCGTGTAACACAAAGCTCTTTCGCTATTTCAGCATCATTTAATCGATCTTCTTCAAAATACATGACACAATCTTTATATGCTCTTTTTACTTTACTCATATCTCTTCAATCTTATAAATTAACAAAAATTAATTTTACAAAAACTACTATTATACTAATAATAATATACTATTATTAAATTAAGGGAGTTATTATGATACTTATTTAAAAAAGATACAGCAACGTTTTCAGAAGCAAAAAGATTTAAAGAGAAACACATGCACATTTAAGTGCACTCGCATCATCAAAGTCAAGCAACACAGATAAATTAAAAACCTTCCCATGCTTTGATAAAGTTAAAATCATACCAATTCTTGATTATATAAATTGTGAACTTGCAAGTCGTTCTGGTCCTTACTTAGATACTGAGAATACTAAAAAAAATTTTCAAAAAACAATAAAAGAATATTTTAACACTATGAATGAAAGCAAATTGGATGAATTCTCACAAGTTGTATAAATGACCTATTATGTGTCAATGTAATAGATACAAAAGTGAAATAAGAAAGCAATAAATTAAAATACTGTAAAAAGAGAAAAATTGATTTTTGTTAACCAAAAAATAAAAGCAAGTTAACGGTTGAATGCTATAATTCATGTACTTTGATTTTTATATATCTATACAAAGTAATATAACTAATATATGATATGATATAAAATATGGAGAATATTATAATATGATAAAATATTTGCTGCTTTTTATTTTATTTTCACTTCATTGTTGTAAATGGAATGAAAGAGATGTTCTATCCTCTCTAAAGAAATCGGACAAAAATTACGTAAATAAAGAAACTAAACCACGAAAAACTCTACTACAAGAAACTAAACCACGAAAAACTCCACCACAAGAAACTAAACCACGAAAAACTCCACCACAAGAAACTTCACCACAAGAAACTCCACCACAAGAAACTTCACCACAAGAAACCCCACTACAAGAAACTCCACCACAAGAAACTCCACCACAAGAAACCCCACCACAAGAAACCCCACTACAAGAAACTCCACTACAAGAAACTCCACTACAAGAAACTCCACCACAAGAAACTAAACCACGAAAAACTCCACCACAAGAAACTCCACTACAAGAAACTCCACTACAAGAAATGACACCACAAGAAACCCCACCACAAGAAACCCCACCACAAGAAACCCCACCACAAGAAACCCCACCACAAGAAACCCCACCACAAGAAACCCCACTACAAGAAACTCCACTACAAGAAACTCCACCACAAGAAACTCCACTACAAGAAATGACACCACAAGAAAAAGAAAAAATATTAAAAGAAGAAAGAGAAAAAATAGAAATAAACATACAAGCAATAAATACATCGGTATTAGAGACAAATAAAGCACAAAGAAGAATATTAAGAGCCCATCAAGAAGTAGAAAAAATAATAGCAAAATTAGAACAAATAATATCAGAAATAGAACAAGTAATATCAGAAGTAAAACAAGCAATAGCACAAGCAGAAACAGAAACAGAACTAGCAAATATAATAGAAAAAGATAAAGCAACTCTTAATATTTCTTCTTTAAAAGAAGAATTGACAGAAGCACAAAAACAAGTAACATTAGCAAAGCAAATAAAAACAAAAATACAAGAAACAGAAGAAGAAGAAAGAGACTCAATGAACAATGCAAATGTAGCAAATTCAGCAAAGATAGAAGCATATAAAACACAAGAAGTATCAGAAGTAAAAATAGCAAGAAAAAATATAGAAGTAGCAAAAATAACAATTGAAATAGTGAAAGAAGAAATACAAAGAGAAGAAGAAGAAATAAAAAAATTAGTATTGATTATAAAGCAAAAATTAGAAATAGTCCAGGAAATAGCACTAAGAATAAAAACAAAAAGAATAAAAATAATAGAAATAATAGAAGCAATAATAGAAAAGACAAAAAACGAAGTTACTTCTATAACTGAAGATGAGCAAAAAAAATTTGAGATTTTGCAGCAAATATTTCATAAAACAAATCAAAAGTTAAAAACTACGACTGAATACTATGAAAAAGAAGAAGAGAATAAATATCACCCTGCATCAAATTATCACTACTATAAAAATATGAATGAAAAAGCCACTGAATTTATCACTTACCTGAATAAAAGTAAACAAAGCCAAAAGAAATTAGCTAACGCATTTAATACTGTTTATGACCTCTTAGAAAAAAAACGAAAACAACATGCAAGTGATATAATATTTGAACAATATATAGATAATGCTTTTAAGTGCACTATAGAAAAAGTTACTTGTTCGCCAGATAAATATGGTCATAATGATTTGGGAAGTTCAATACCCGATTTTTTTGAGTCAATTCTCACTGAATGCTTATACTCCAAAGATCATAACAGAAAAAGAGTAAACTATCTTGAAGAATTACTTACATCTGGAGAAGACCTAGAAATGCTTCAAGCATGGAGCAATAAATAAATTAAAGGATATAAAAAGTGAAGGAAGTTGACTTTATGTTAACCTATAATAAAAAGTAGGTTAACAAAAGAAAGATAGAGGAAAGATATTATCATTGCAGAAAGTATTAGGCTTAAAATAAGCTGTAAAATAAATAGGAAGCAAAAAAGCAAGTATTTGTAAATCAAAGGAATAAGTATCTTGGATATTTATTCCAAAAACATTTAAAACTATATCTTCTACTAATTACAATCACACTACATGCTACATGCCATTTTTAACATACAATGAAAGTACCAAAAAATTGACTAAACTTATAAGTATTTGATAATATATTAATTAAACATTTTATAATTTTTAAAATTATTAGTTAATAAGTAAACTTAAAAATAGAAATACTAAATCTAAATCCACTCCTATAAGATTTTATCTAAATGAAAAGACAACAAAACTTGTAAAACGCTGCATCACAAAACTTCAAGATATAGATCCAATTTCTGGATGGTTCGTATACATATTATCAGTAACTGGTTGTAGAAGAGTAGAGATACAAAATGTCAAACTTACTGATATATCACAAGAAAAAACAATAATGGTGAAGCATTTTATAGTTTACGTGTCAATGTTGCAAAGAAGCGAAGTAATATTTGCACCAGAGAAGTAGTAATAAGTAAATCTGAATTTGAAGCTATAGAAGAAATTCATAAACTTCATTTTAAAAATAAAGGACAAGATTCAAGACGTACTTATCTATTTCAAAAAAGTAAACATCGATTTAAAGATAATAGAATAAATATAAGTGAAATTTCAAAACAATTTAAAGAATTACTAACAAAATCAAGATTTAAACATCGTAAATCATTACATATATGTAGAAATATATCTATTGCAACACTTAAAAGCAAAGGATACAATTCATTTGAAATTAAAGAACTAATGAAACATGCATCAACAGCTGAAATAGATAATGTTTATGGCTTTTCAAAAGCAAGTAAATTAAAAGCATATCATTATATAAAAATAGTTATTAAATCATAGCAATTCATTACTCTATATTTGTATTGCTCTTCGAGCTATACAAATATAACATTAAATCAATGTACTACTATAATAAAACTAACAAAAAGAATAGTAATTTCTTCCTGTTGGAGTTTTTTCATGGTCAAAATTAATTTAACTAATACTTATTATATGACAATATAATTAAATTTATCAAAAAATTAAGATTTGCCATAGCAAATAAGCAAAAAAATTATGCTCTATAACTAATCTATAATAAAAGTACTTAAAAATAAGTGATTTATTACTAATTTATTCTTAAAAAGAAATAACAAACACAAATCCTATCTTGAATATATCCAAAATGAACTGGAGAAAATGTAGAAAATCAAAAAATACATTTAAGCAGGTTTTAAAAGGCCCTTTTGAAAGTAATAGTGACAATCTTAGAGCAATTTAAAGATCAAGCATCAAGTAATTGGTAAAACAGGAGAATAAAGACAAAATTTAAAGCAAATCTTTTATAAAAATAAATAAAATGCTTAAACTTTTATAAAAATCGCTATACAAACCAAAATAGCCAATAGTATAGTATACTTAAAAACAAGGAGAATATTATATGCATAAATATCTAAAACACATACTAATTTATAGTCTAATACTAATTTACTCTTGTACAGATAAAGTAAAAGAACCTACAAGCGCACAACAAGCGAATGACAATAAGAATTTTAATACCATTATTAATGGATTTAACACAGCAATAGAAATACTAAGAAAAAACGTCAAAAAATCTAAAAAAGGTGAAATACAACTACAAAATCCTGACAACTATAAAACAGTCATATACAGATATGAACAATTTATTTCTTGGATTGAAAAAAATCCCGACAAAAAGAAAGAACTAGATACAGATTTGACTGAGGCTTATAATTGGCTAGAGAAAAGAAGAGCAGAAAATGCACCTGAGAAAACTTTAGCTGAATATATAAACGATGCCCTTGACTGTAAAAATTCCTTATGTAAAGATCTTAAGAAATATGGAACTTACACAAACCAGATAGATACCTTTTTTGGAATAAATTCACATGAAATATTTTTCGTTCATGACAATCCTGAAGATCAATTTGTCAAATTTCAAAAAATTAATATTTCATTCATAAAAGACAATTTTTGATTTTATCGTAAGAAAGTAATAAATTAAATGTTTATAAAAAGTTAAGGATCCATTTTTCTAAGTAAGCATAAAAAAAGGCATATAGCCTTTTAACAATAAATACATATATGGAGTAAGTTATATATTTTAAATACACGCTTAGATTTAAGAAGATATTCTTGTCCTCCATCTTTAAGATAAAGAAAATCATATAAAACTTATGTATTATTTGTTGCCATAAAATGGGACCCGATATTATTCTTTATCTTAACTTCACTTATCTCAAATTCATCTTTTAAACACTTATAATCTTTATCCTCAACACGAACATCTCTTTTAACGCCAAAGAAACTTAAGATGCCATATAAATTTAAAATATAACAATTAGTCCTCATATTTTATAAACTTCTAAAAAGGAATATCTTCATTAAATTCACAAGCAGGAACAGGAATAGGAATATCAACTTTAGGATTATAATGTTTACTATCCGAATCAAACAATCTCAGTTGATCTACAAAAATAATGCTTTTAATTTTATCAACTCCACTATGTTTATCCTTATAATACTCATGTCTCATAGATCCATGAACAACAACTTGTTTGCCTTTACTAAGAAAATGAATAAGAGTTTCTGCTAGTTTACCAAATAATACACAATTAAAAAATTGTGCATTATCTCTCCACTCACCTTTTCTTTTGACTTTAATATTATTTGCTATAGAAAAATTTAGTATAGCTAAATTTGTACTACTATAAAATAAAAGTGAATCTCTAACCAAGCGTCCTGATAATGTGATGTTATTAATGTCAGA
The nucleotide sequence above comes from Borrelia duttonii Ly. Encoded proteins:
- a CDS encoding DUF261 family protein, whose translation is MRTNCYILNLYGILSFFGVKRDVRVEDKDYKCLKDEFEISEVKIKNNIGSHFMATNNT
- a CDS encoding DUF603 domain-containing protein; translated protein: MSKVKRAYKDCVMYFEEDRLNDAEIAKELCVTRANVCKMEKY
- a CDS encoding single-stranded DNA-binding protein — protein: MIFKEWKSDVGFMMMGVLMSDINNITLSGRLVRDSLLFYSSTNLAILNFSIANNIKVKRKGEWRDNAQFFNCVLFGKLAETLIHFLSKGKQVVVHGSMRHEYYKDKHSGVDKIKSIIFVDQLRLFDSDSKHYNPKVDIPIPVPACEFNEDIPF
- a CDS encoding Mlp family lipoprotein: MHKYLKHILIYSLILIYSCTDKVKEPTSAQQANDNKNFNTIINGFNTAIEILRKNVKKSKKGEIQLQNPDNYKTVIYRYEQFISWIEKNPDKKKELDTDLTEAYNWLEKRRAENAPEKTLAEYINDALDCKNSLCKDLKKYGTYTNQIDTFFGINSHEIFFVHDNPEDQFVKFQKINISFIKDNF
- a CDS encoding coiled-coil domain-containing protein, giving the protein MIKYLLLFILFSLHCCKWNERDVLSSLKKSDKNYVNKETKPRKTLLQETKPRKTPPQETKPRKTPPQETSPQETPPQETSPQETPLQETPPQETPPQETPPQETPLQETPLQETPLQETPPQETKPRKTPPQETPLQETPLQEMTPQETPPQETPPQETPPQETPPQETPPQETPLQETPLQETPPQETPLQEMTPQEKEKILKEEREKIEINIQAINTSVLETNKAQRRILRAHQEVEKIIAKLEQIISEIEQVISEVKQAIAQAETETELANIIEKDKATLNISSLKEELTEAQKQVTLAKQIKTKIQETEEEERDSMNNANVANSAKIEAYKTQEVSEVKIARKNIEVAKITIEIVKEEIQREEEEIKKLVLIIKQKLEIVQEIALRIKTKRIKIIEIIEAIIEKTKNEVTSITEDEQKKFEILQQIFHKTNQKLKTTTEYYEKEEENKYHPASNYHYYKNMNEKATEFITYLNKSKQSQKKLANAFNTVYDLLEKKRKQHASDIIFEQYIDNAFKCTIEKVTCSPDKYGHNDLGSSIPDFFESILTECLYSKDHNRKRVNYLEELLTSGEDLEMLQAWSNK